AATGTGGTCGGAGCCAGTCCCCATTACTTCAACACGCTGTTAATTCAGTATGGAAGCTTAACTAAAGAGTTCCATGATTGGCTTCGTTCCGAAATCGGCCAGCGGAAACGGTCGACCTGCGGGACCGGGCAAATGGGTTTCCACGTTCAGCCCAAGACTCTGATAGATTGTGGCGACGATTTCGGGTGGTGTGACGGGCCGCTCGGCCGGATCCCCGCCGATCGGATCGCTGCGACCGATCACACGTCCGCCTTTGACGCCCCCTCCCGCGAAATAGACGGTCCAACACTGCGGCCAGTGATCGCGCCCGCCCGCCGGATTGACGCGCGGCGTTCGCCCGAATTCGGCCAGGTTGCAGACGAGTGTGTTGTCGAGCATTCCCCGCTGTGACAAGTCTTCAATCAGGGCGCTGTATCCCTGGTCGTACATCGGCGCGACCACATTCTTCATCCCTTCGATCGATGTGAACGGAAGCGTTCCATGGATGTCCCAGGTCACTTCATTGAAAACCGTCAGAAAGGTGTTCACCGTGACGAACCGAACGCCCGCTTCCACCAGTCGGCGTGACAAGAGACAGCATTGACCGAAGCGATTCATTCCATAACGTTCGCGAACCGACTGAGGTTCTTTGCTCAGATCGAATGCATCACGCGCCTGGGGACTGGAGATGATGCGAAACGCCGACTGAAAGCTGCTGTCGAGAAGTTGTGCGTTTTCGCTCTTTTCAAACCCCGCAATTGTCTGGTCGACCACGTCTCGCATTCGACGACGCCGGTCCATTCGCGCCTCGCCGATCTGCTTGGGCGGCAACAGATCTGGAACGACGAAGTCAGGCTTGGACGGATCGGCATTCAAGGCGAATGGGTCATGCGCCTTGCCCAGGAATCCTGCGGCCTGACCGTTTGGCAAGTTGCCACCACCGGACCCCATCAATTCCGGCAGGACCACAAACGGAGGGAGATCGGTTTTTCGTCCCAGCAGATAGGCGGTCACGCTTCCTGCATGAGGCGTGTTCACCCCACCCGTGAAAAAGCGTCCGGTTTGCATCATTTGCCAGCCGGCATCATGAACGGCGGGCGCGCTGTGGTTGCAACTGCGGACAAACGAGATGTGTTGGGCCAGTTCGGCATGCCGTGGCAGGATCTCGCTGATCTGAATCTCGGGCGATCTCGTCGCGATGGGTTGAAACGGCCCGCGAATCTCACGTGGCGCATCCGGCTTGGGATCGAAGGTATCAAGCTGACTGGGTGCCCCCAGGTTGAAGATCATGATGCAAGCACGATCGTTCTTTCCGGCGCCGGTGGTCGAGTCGGCGGCGAGGACGGATTGCCGCGCCAGATCGGCCATCGACAAGCCAATCGCGCCCAAGCTTCCGACTTGAAGAAAGTCGCGGCGCGAGACACCGTCACACGTGCGAACCGAACCGTCACCTGAAAGATTCAACATAGTCGATCATCCTTTCAGCTCTGCGTCTTCGAAAGGAAAGACGATCCCGAGATCGTTCCGTCGTTCGACATGCCCCAGACCGGGTCGAAGGTCGCTGTCGTCCCAGCAAGTAGACCAACTTCGCGCGGTCTCGTGCAAGTTCGCACGGACCAGACGCCGGCGGATGGTCCGTGAATTGGCAACGATTCCAATGTTGCGTCGCAGAACTTTAGGACCGATTGGACCTGAGGAAATGACAGCGCCCACGCAATATCGACGAAATTATGCCCGCGTTGATTGGTATCCGATCCCCGTTGAAATTTCGTTCACGGCGTTGCCCGAGCGGATTGCGGTCCCACACTGTTCGACCACGGACAATTTGGCTGTGAACATCTCGCGCGGTGCCTCGTGTTTTCTGAGATGAATCTGCGCCAGCCCCCAACTCGTGAATGGTGACGCGAGGCGTCATCCCGAGCTGCGACCAATATTGCCGACCAATAAAAAAAACCGGCCAAGCGTGAGAGCTTTGCCGGTTCAAGTTTTTAAACGCGTCGCGCCGAACTGCTGATTACAGCGAGTCGACGTCGTGACGGTCATTAATTTGTTCTTCAAGATGACCAGCGGGCTCACACAGTTCTTCACGAACGATGTTCATGTCACGTGGAGCTTCGATTCCGATGCGCACGGTATTGGGACCAATCCGCACGATCGTGACCGCCACATTGTCGCCGATCAGGATTTTTTCGCCTGGCTTCCGAGAGAGAACCAACATACCGCCACCCCTTTCCTGGTTACTGATCAATCATCCTTGTGCTTACTCAGCGGTCTCAACGGTCGCACTCACTTCATTGATCAATCCGACAACCCGCCGGAAGTGTCATCAACTGGAGGACGACGTCAGAAGGATAACAGGTTGCCCAACAGGAAATCCAGTCTAATCCAAGAAATCAGAACAAACCCGACGCATGCCTACTTCGTCAGCAACCGCGTGAAAACTCCCGCAAACCCTGCGAGAAATGCACAGAAACCACGCAAAAAACGCGAGCAATCCGCAAAAACCGCGAAACCGCGTCACAAAATCGCCCTCAGGACGAAACCGACCTCCACCCGGCCAGGCGTGTGCACAAAAAATAGGCAGAACCACCATGCCTAGATTTCGCGCAGTCGATCCACACTTGCTTTTCGCAAAGTCGAGCCAGATGCTAGCGACTCGTTTTCAGGATTCGGCGGGTCTTTTGTGAAGGGTGTGTGAGCCGATGGTCAGGATCGGAATCGTCGGGATTGGGTTTATGGGCTGGGCGCACTTCTCTGGCGCTACAAAGATCACGGAGTCCGGCAAAATCACCGGCTCGAAACTCAAGGGTGGGTCCGTCACGACGATCTGCACCCGCAGCCCGGAAAAACTGATCGGTGACTGGACGTCCATTCAAGGAAACTTCGGACCGCGCGGCGCGAAGCTTGATCTGACGAAAATCGTCGCCTACGACAACTATCACGAAATGTTCGCATCACCAGATATCGATCTGGTCGACATCTGTCTGCCAAACGACCAGCATGAAGAGGTCGCGATTGCGGCGCTGAACGCCGGGAAAGACGTGCTGATCGAGAAGCCGATCGCCGTCGATCCCAAATCGGCCGATCGCATGGTCGCCGCGGCACGCAAGACGGGCCGAAAGCTGATGGTCGCCCAGGTTCTGCCGTTCTTCCCTGAATTCAAATTCGCCGCCGACACCATCGCATCGGGAAAATACGGAAAACTGCTCGCCGCGAATTTTCGTCGCGTGATCTCGCCGCCTAAATGGTCGGGTGACATGTCAGACTTCCGAAAACTGGGAGGCTGGGGAATCGACCTGCATATCCACGACAACCATTTCATCGGACTGATTTGCGGAATCCCACAGCAAGTCTTTTCTCGCGGACTGGTTCAGGATGGCTTCGTCAACCACGTCCACACTCAATATGTCTACGAGAACTCGTCCCTTGCCGTGACGTCGCACAGCGGCGGAATCGCTGCCGACGGACTGGCATTCTCATCGGGGTTTGAGATTTATCTTGAAAAAGCGACACTTCTTTACTCGGCGGGAACGCTGGGCGGCGAGTGGGTCACGGATCGCCCATTGACGCTCGTCACGGGCGGGAAGGTAACGCAGCCCAAACTAAAGGGCGGGGGCGAATGGTGTTCTCCATTCACGGCCGAGCTTCAAACCGCCGTCGATGCGATCAAGACCGGGGAAACGCCGCGATTGCTTTCGGACGAACTGGCCCGCGATGCACTCAAGCTGTGCCACGCCGAAGCCAAGAGTATCATGACCAACAAGCCCGTGAAGGTTTCCTGAACGCGGGCACCTGACGAACTGACTGATCGGACGATCCGTAATGGTTGAGAATCTGCCGTTTCAAACTCTGCAGCACGACGGCCT
This genomic interval from Schlesneria paludicola DSM 18645 contains the following:
- a CDS encoding Gfo/Idh/MocA family protein — protein: MVRIGIVGIGFMGWAHFSGATKITESGKITGSKLKGGSVTTICTRSPEKLIGDWTSIQGNFGPRGAKLDLTKIVAYDNYHEMFASPDIDLVDICLPNDQHEEVAIAALNAGKDVLIEKPIAVDPKSADRMVAAARKTGRKLMVAQVLPFFPEFKFAADTIASGKYGKLLAANFRRVISPPKWSGDMSDFRKLGGWGIDLHIHDNHFIGLICGIPQQVFSRGLVQDGFVNHVHTQYVYENSSLAVTSHSGGIAADGLAFSSGFEIYLEKATLLYSAGTLGGEWVTDRPLTLVTGGKVTQPKLKGGGEWCSPFTAELQTAVDAIKTGETPRLLSDELARDALKLCHAEAKSIMTNKPVKVS
- a CDS encoding DUF1501 domain-containing protein, translated to MLNLSGDGSVRTCDGVSRRDFLQVGSLGAIGLSMADLARQSVLAADSTTGAGKNDRACIMIFNLGAPSQLDTFDPKPDAPREIRGPFQPIATRSPEIQISEILPRHAELAQHISFVRSCNHSAPAVHDAGWQMMQTGRFFTGGVNTPHAGSVTAYLLGRKTDLPPFVVLPELMGSGGGNLPNGQAAGFLGKAHDPFALNADPSKPDFVVPDLLPPKQIGEARMDRRRRMRDVVDQTIAGFEKSENAQLLDSSFQSAFRIISSPQARDAFDLSKEPQSVRERYGMNRFGQCCLLSRRLVEAGVRFVTVNTFLTVFNEVTWDIHGTLPFTSIEGMKNVVAPMYDQGYSALIEDLSQRGMLDNTLVCNLAEFGRTPRVNPAGGRDHWPQCWTVYFAGGGVKGGRVIGRSDPIGGDPAERPVTPPEIVATIYQSLGLNVETHLPGPAGRPFPLADFGTKPIMELFS
- a CDS encoding carbon storage regulator, with protein sequence MLVLSRKPGEKILIGDNVAVTIVRIGPNTVRIGIEAPRDMNIVREELCEPAGHLEEQINDRHDVDSL